A genomic stretch from Cryomorphaceae bacterium 1068 includes:
- a CDS encoding UvrD-helicase domain-containing protein, with translation MYDIDTPRFHIYKSSAGSGKTTALIGVFLRLSLSSSNPDKFKSILAITFTNKAANELKERFVSSLKKLKSIHPEKDSDLEDFEVKQLLDETHLKPEELKERASKVFDIALRDYDEIGIGTIDGFNHKLIRSFSRDLRIKSDFEVELDETNLFADAVDLLLQKVGIDNHITHHLLNYLRQSIDDDKKANITKRVNDLRNLISSEDSEKPVASLYEIDPQKFEETKRKLQPLVSAFEKVCHSIGNEVFKIFEAEGIQVDDLSYKNSGYYSYFEKLKEFSGKFVKLHSSLLKNPEKQWTSGSASAQAKEAIKRRQSELLDYYYAAESHFQKNYSDYSIAKELQKQIDLLAVLADLSRELKDLAEERNVVPISTFNGIISNSMRDEPVAFIYEKFGNRYKHILIDEFQDTSELQWNNITPFVAESLASGKFNMVVGDAKQSIYRWRGGKAEQLIRLPELNPDDQSIALEMRTSFEQNAKIVPLGVNYRSLPEIVEFNNSFIKELTPLLTESDTLFRKEYEGESASQTFPKSKKGGYVEWKQIEKNPEPELIADLVLRSVREAQIDGYSFGDIAVLVRKKGKEVNEIIRKFSEEVIPFTTRDSFGLDMNSTVVMLTEFLRLSMDQNLATAQIKVMREVCRLHHVPFEPHKFWTKPGHRGSIDFKAFVKGFSPGFSLHLLSGMSAWEISKEVINRFVPLEKRRDVFVESFLNCILEKGGRSVSAQEFLEWWDSLKNKPEAKVGESGNQVQLMTIHKSKGLQFPVVILPNLNWDFSKNGEIKWLRVNEKLDIPFDYVPLKLSDSLEKMGYQADFDQYKQESRFDNLNMIYVAVTRPSERLYINYAEGTKNQTGPSISIAFENLKSQFRQVSKLEEGVESSVVVGEKQKAKSSEKTKDSENVMELLNPVDISVEDRFTISSEGISPNREAGILLHEMAAKSQSYEEAVTKLNTWSKNGRIPVEQEKELGMWIEKLYSDKKYHELITKAERLAERTLTKEGQVFRPDMVFKESASFTVIDFKTGEEKDTHLSQVREYLNAITSAENQPGKGYVVYLPEMKWVEVRIKRAEQGTLF, from the coding sequence TTGTACGATATAGACACACCACGCTTTCACATTTATAAGTCCTCAGCGGGATCGGGTAAAACCACGGCACTGATCGGCGTATTTTTAAGGCTGAGCCTCTCGTCATCAAACCCTGACAAGTTTAAAAGTATTCTGGCGATTACGTTCACCAATAAAGCCGCCAACGAACTTAAAGAAAGGTTCGTTTCTTCTTTGAAAAAACTCAAATCCATCCATCCCGAAAAGGACTCAGATTTGGAAGATTTTGAGGTGAAACAGCTACTGGATGAAACCCACTTGAAACCAGAGGAGCTAAAGGAGCGGGCGAGTAAAGTATTTGATATTGCCCTCAGGGATTATGATGAGATTGGTATCGGGACCATAGATGGGTTCAATCATAAGTTGATCCGATCATTCAGTCGTGACTTAAGAATCAAGTCAGACTTTGAGGTAGAGCTGGATGAAACCAATCTTTTTGCAGATGCAGTAGATCTGTTGTTGCAAAAAGTAGGAATTGACAACCATATCACCCACCACCTTCTTAACTACCTCAGGCAATCTATTGATGATGATAAAAAAGCCAATATCACCAAGAGAGTTAATGATCTGAGAAATCTCATTTCTTCGGAAGATTCGGAGAAACCGGTTGCCTCACTCTACGAAATCGATCCTCAGAAATTTGAAGAAACCAAGAGGAAGCTTCAACCCTTGGTCTCGGCTTTTGAAAAAGTGTGCCATAGCATAGGAAACGAAGTGTTTAAGATTTTCGAAGCAGAGGGAATTCAGGTCGACGATCTCAGCTATAAAAATTCAGGGTACTACAGCTATTTTGAAAAGCTGAAGGAGTTCAGTGGTAAATTCGTAAAACTTCACTCTAGCCTCTTGAAAAACCCTGAAAAACAATGGACTAGCGGGTCGGCATCAGCGCAAGCGAAAGAAGCCATAAAGAGGCGACAGTCGGAACTACTAGATTACTACTACGCGGCGGAAAGCCATTTTCAGAAAAACTACAGCGACTATTCCATCGCGAAAGAACTTCAAAAACAAATCGACCTACTGGCTGTGCTCGCAGATTTATCACGCGAGTTAAAAGACTTGGCCGAAGAAAGAAACGTGGTGCCCATTTCGACCTTCAACGGAATTATTTCCAATTCGATGCGAGATGAGCCTGTGGCATTTATCTATGAGAAATTCGGCAATCGCTACAAGCACATTCTGATTGATGAATTTCAAGATACCAGCGAATTGCAATGGAACAATATCACGCCTTTTGTCGCAGAATCACTGGCCTCCGGAAAATTCAATATGGTAGTAGGCGATGCCAAGCAAAGCATCTATCGCTGGCGAGGTGGAAAGGCGGAGCAACTCATTCGACTACCAGAACTGAATCCCGACGACCAAAGCATTGCCTTGGAAATGCGAACGAGCTTTGAACAAAACGCGAAGATCGTTCCGCTGGGAGTGAATTACCGCAGCCTTCCTGAAATAGTCGAGTTCAACAATTCCTTCATTAAGGAGCTCACACCTTTGCTCACTGAATCTGATACACTTTTCCGCAAAGAATACGAAGGCGAAAGCGCGAGTCAGACCTTTCCTAAATCAAAAAAGGGAGGTTATGTAGAGTGGAAACAAATCGAAAAAAATCCTGAGCCCGAATTGATTGCTGATCTGGTTCTAAGATCTGTGCGAGAAGCCCAAATAGATGGCTATTCTTTTGGCGATATCGCTGTATTGGTGCGAAAAAAAGGAAAGGAGGTCAACGAGATCATCAGAAAATTCAGCGAAGAAGTTATCCCCTTCACCACACGCGACAGCTTTGGACTAGACATGAACTCTACCGTAGTCATGTTGACGGAATTCTTGCGTCTCTCCATGGATCAAAACTTGGCGACGGCGCAGATTAAAGTCATGCGTGAAGTATGCCGTTTGCACCATGTGCCATTCGAGCCACATAAGTTTTGGACTAAACCGGGCCATAGAGGCTCTATAGACTTTAAGGCTTTTGTAAAAGGATTTTCACCGGGCTTCTCACTTCATCTCCTTTCAGGCATGAGCGCTTGGGAAATCAGCAAAGAGGTCATAAACAGGTTCGTCCCATTAGAAAAGCGTAGAGACGTTTTTGTGGAATCTTTCCTTAACTGCATTCTCGAAAAAGGTGGACGCTCGGTATCTGCTCAAGAGTTTCTCGAGTGGTGGGATAGTTTGAAAAATAAGCCGGAAGCCAAGGTGGGTGAATCAGGAAATCAAGTGCAATTGATGACCATTCACAAATCAAAGGGCTTGCAGTTTCCCGTTGTGATTCTCCCGAACTTAAACTGGGATTTTTCAAAGAACGGAGAGATCAAATGGCTCCGCGTCAATGAAAAATTAGATATCCCATTTGACTACGTTCCTCTCAAGCTATCTGATTCGCTCGAAAAAATGGGATACCAGGCAGATTTCGATCAATACAAACAAGAGAGTAGGTTTGATAACTTAAACATGATTTACGTAGCGGTAACCCGACCATCTGAAAGGCTCTACATCAATTATGCTGAAGGCACCAAGAATCAAACAGGACCATCTATCAGCATTGCTTTCGAAAATTTAAAGTCTCAATTTAGGCAGGTCTCCAAACTTGAAGAAGGAGTAGAGTCGAGCGTAGTCGTTGGCGAGAAGCAAAAAGCAAAGTCTTCTGAGAAAACGAAAGATTCAGAGAATGTCATGGAACTACTAAACCCAGTGGATATCTCCGTAGAAGACAGATTTACCATTAGCAGCGAGGGCATCTCTCCCAATCGAGAAGCGGGAATTCTCCTTCACGAAATGGCCGCAAAAAGCCAAAGCTATGAGGAAGCTGTCACCAAACTCAACACATGGAGTAAGAACGGCAGAATACCAGTAGAGCAAGAAAAAGAGCTTGGCATGTGGATTGAAAAACTCTATTCGGATAAAAAATACCATGAGTTGATTACCAAAGCCGAACGGCTCGCAGAGAGGACCCTCACGAAAGAAGGTCAAGTTTTTCGACCCGATATGGTTTTCAAAGAATCTGCATCATTTACCGTGATTGATTTTAAAACAGGAGAAGAAAAAGATACGCACTTATCGCAAGTAAGAGAATATTTAAATGCAATCACCAGTGCCGAAAACCAACCGGGAAAAGGCTACGTGGTTTACCTTCCCGAAATGAAATGGGTGGAAGTTAGAATCAAGCGTGCCGAGCAAGGAACGCTATTTTAA
- a CDS encoding PKD domain-containing protein, with the protein MRIAKKVVLVILPLLLFAGAELKAQCELFDFFGNPTDTPYWYSCNGNNFSLNLQSPNNIGAWQVNWGDGSPIQTGGSLVPPDFITHTYTATVDTFLLTFTETSTGCTVNGVVVMEEASNASIQVPVGGLTQACAPQTMDFINSSTNTSETTVFTWDFGDGSPIETYDYTNLGQVVSHTYEVGTVDCETVVTLTAENYCNSVQGGPSTATFNPIRIWDIDDAGITPSATVLCWPDNEFTFNNTTERNCLFQGNIYQRYEYWNFGDYWGLGYDSIIDWTPWPPTFPQTIEYPAIGTYDVLLLDSNLCGVDAVTIQVEIVAPPTAAISANPTTICQGETVTFTNNSSANATGFQWNFDDGTPPVISGAPTVDHVFNSTGTFDVQLIAAVGAPGSGCADTAFVEITVLPAPVAQINFDNDEACDNLQVNFSDGSTGTINDWDWSFGNGNTFLGQSPPVQEYNSPGSYNVVLTVTSPNGCANSDTHIVEVYESPVSNFLVQNVCIGSEGSFVDLSTSQAGDPIVSWDWDFGDGNDSQDQNPTHSYSGTGTFTVELTVSTATCSNSTTQVVNVEPAPNASFTHVVTEGCAPLEVDFINTTVGGDSYSWIFGGGGGSGDESPTHTFNNFGDEDSLYTVTLIAQNAFGCRDTATSTVEVNANAVAQFQAFYIPGCDPDPANFINTSINADFVAWDFGDGTTTVVENPSHQFVNNTASIQQFEVQLIAYTPNGCDDTTSTVISVFPQPDFDFTLPVDTGCNPFSVQFPVITGAISNQWTFGDGTISTSPNPEHTYGNSTLAPVTYDVELVATSAFGCNDTSSATVTVNPDPVAQFSVDRTSGCGPLTISITNQSILADSLIWSYGDGVTSDTSAFIHEYTFENTTDQTITYTIELIAYTENGCSDSFIRNIEVHPLVDAAFSHPIEECSPLSFVFENESVNASFYQWDLGNGTVSVADEPLGGYQTIGIEPDTFDIQLVATSMFGCEDTARSQLILHPKPNASVIPSGVAGCSPYPVNFQNNSSIATNYQWNYGDGNISDTLDLVHQHVFVSTSNAPQDFQVSMIASTDFGCADTSLIEITVYPEVIAQFAPETEGCSPLAVSFINTSFGGATYNWSFGDGNEAFITNPSNTFVNMMDTVRDFTVTLVAQSGFGCTDTTSGNIKVFPLPNVSIALNGVEGCFPADFEFANYTEGATEYFWNYGDGNDSQNSDSIHTHTYVNSGTELETNTVTLTATTEYGCQDQQSIEVEVIPEIIADVVFPEGGCSPYTAEFENNTVGAFTYLWEFGDGNFSQAEEPTYVYENFNSQDSTYTVLFIAQSLYGCADTLEYNLPVLGLPEAQFIATPAVQQFPEATIDVVNLSNANNGANYGWNWGDGTSESSTDPDAPQGHTFETWGEYLITLSVGNSICNDTSTQMVIIDPPLPIASFEGEGIGCEPLVVEFTSTSTYGVSYLWDFGDGTISEEENPVHVYYESGTFNVALTVTGPGGDQDTEIKPALVTVHPRAEAFFTVNPPVITIPDQVYFLNLSTDATSYFWDFGDGNTSTEFSPYNFYETTGWHPVTLIADNEFGCRDTFRVDQAVKGNVDTRIVFPNAFTPNTSGPNGGYWTIDDMFNNDIFFPQYKGVEEFEMQIFNKWGELLFVSEEVRRGWDGYYRGEICQQDVYVWRVKVKFADGGELIDSGDVTLLR; encoded by the coding sequence ATGAGGATTGCAAAAAAAGTAGTTTTAGTCATTCTCCCCTTACTTCTGTTTGCAGGAGCCGAGCTTAAGGCCCAGTGTGAGTTGTTTGACTTTTTCGGCAACCCTACTGACACGCCCTATTGGTATAGCTGTAACGGAAATAACTTCAGTTTGAATTTGCAGTCGCCGAATAATATCGGGGCTTGGCAAGTAAACTGGGGAGATGGATCGCCTATCCAGACCGGCGGAAGTCTCGTTCCTCCGGATTTCATTACGCACACATATACCGCGACTGTTGATACTTTCTTATTGACGTTTACTGAAACCTCAACAGGCTGCACTGTGAACGGTGTGGTAGTAATGGAGGAAGCCAGTAACGCATCCATTCAGGTGCCTGTGGGTGGTTTGACTCAAGCTTGTGCGCCTCAGACAATGGATTTCATCAATTCCAGCACGAATACCTCAGAAACGACTGTGTTTACCTGGGACTTTGGTGATGGCTCTCCTATTGAAACTTATGATTATACAAATCTGGGCCAAGTCGTATCACATACTTACGAGGTGGGAACGGTCGATTGTGAGACTGTTGTCACATTAACCGCTGAAAACTATTGTAACTCAGTTCAGGGTGGTCCAAGTACGGCGACCTTTAACCCGATCCGAATTTGGGATATCGATGATGCCGGAATTACACCGTCTGCTACTGTTTTATGTTGGCCCGATAACGAGTTTACTTTTAATAATACGACAGAACGAAATTGCCTTTTTCAAGGGAATATATACCAGCGTTACGAATATTGGAATTTCGGTGACTACTGGGGATTGGGATATGACTCTATTATAGATTGGACTCCATGGCCTCCTACTTTTCCACAAACTATAGAATATCCGGCAATCGGTACTTACGATGTTCTTTTACTTGATAGTAACCTATGTGGGGTTGATGCGGTGACCATTCAAGTAGAAATTGTGGCCCCACCTACCGCTGCTATTTCTGCGAATCCAACCACGATTTGTCAAGGTGAGACTGTAACTTTTACAAACAATTCATCAGCGAATGCGACAGGGTTTCAGTGGAACTTCGACGATGGAACGCCTCCGGTTATTTCGGGTGCTCCCACGGTAGATCATGTTTTCAACTCCACTGGAACATTCGATGTACAACTTATTGCCGCAGTCGGGGCACCGGGAAGCGGGTGTGCAGATACAGCATTTGTGGAAATCACAGTATTGCCGGCCCCGGTTGCTCAAATCAACTTTGATAACGATGAGGCTTGCGACAATCTCCAAGTCAATTTTAGCGATGGATCCACCGGTACTATAAATGATTGGGATTGGAGTTTTGGAAATGGAAATACTTTTTTAGGTCAGTCGCCACCGGTACAGGAGTACAACTCACCCGGGTCCTACAATGTTGTCCTAACAGTGACTTCGCCCAATGGCTGCGCCAATAGCGACACGCATATTGTAGAAGTTTATGAATCACCCGTCTCCAACTTTTTGGTTCAGAATGTATGTATAGGTTCTGAAGGAAGCTTTGTGGATTTATCTACTTCACAGGCAGGAGATCCGATTGTTTCTTGGGATTGGGATTTTGGCGATGGAAATGACTCACAAGATCAGAATCCCACACATTCTTATTCCGGTACAGGAACGTTTACTGTAGAACTTACAGTTTCCACCGCAACTTGTTCGAATTCAACTACACAAGTTGTAAATGTTGAACCGGCTCCAAACGCTTCTTTTACCCATGTTGTGACCGAAGGCTGCGCACCCCTTGAGGTTGATTTTATCAATACCACTGTCGGAGGAGATTCTTACTCTTGGATCTTCGGTGGCGGAGGAGGAAGTGGTGACGAAAGTCCTACTCATACTTTTAATAATTTCGGAGATGAAGACTCCCTTTATACAGTCACATTAATCGCCCAAAATGCTTTTGGATGTCGAGATACGGCCACGAGCACAGTTGAGGTCAATGCCAATGCTGTAGCCCAATTTCAGGCATTTTATATTCCGGGTTGTGACCCTGATCCTGCTAACTTCATAAACACATCTATCAATGCAGATTTTGTCGCGTGGGATTTTGGTGACGGAACGACTACGGTAGTTGAGAACCCCAGTCATCAGTTTGTGAACAACACTGCTTCGATACAGCAATTTGAAGTTCAGTTAATCGCTTACACACCAAATGGGTGTGATGACACTACTTCGACTGTAATTTCAGTGTTTCCCCAGCCCGATTTCGATTTTACATTGCCGGTAGATACCGGGTGTAATCCTTTCTCGGTTCAGTTTCCGGTCATAACGGGAGCCATTAGTAACCAGTGGACTTTTGGTGATGGTACAATCAGTACATCCCCAAATCCGGAACATACTTATGGAAATTCAACCTTAGCTCCTGTCACTTATGATGTCGAGTTGGTTGCCACTTCCGCATTTGGTTGTAATGATACATCATCGGCTACCGTTACGGTAAATCCCGATCCCGTCGCTCAATTTTCAGTTGATCGAACGTCAGGATGTGGTCCGCTGACCATTAGTATTACGAATCAAAGTATACTCGCCGACTCACTTATTTGGAGTTATGGTGATGGTGTAACCTCTGATACATCAGCCTTTATTCATGAATATACCTTTGAGAATACAACAGATCAAACCATTACTTATACAATCGAGCTGATCGCTTATACCGAAAATGGGTGTTCGGACTCGTTTATAAGAAATATTGAAGTACATCCTCTCGTCGATGCGGCCTTTTCTCACCCTATAGAGGAATGCTCGCCCCTATCCTTTGTTTTTGAAAACGAAAGTGTTAACGCGTCCTTCTATCAGTGGGATCTGGGCAATGGAACTGTTAGTGTAGCAGATGAGCCACTTGGCGGTTATCAAACCATAGGGATTGAGCCTGATACGTTCGATATTCAATTGGTAGCCACTTCTATGTTTGGTTGTGAGGATACCGCAAGAAGTCAACTTATTTTGCACCCTAAGCCCAATGCTTCGGTGATTCCAAGTGGTGTGGCGGGATGTTCGCCTTATCCGGTCAATTTTCAAAACAATAGCTCCATAGCGACCAATTATCAATGGAATTATGGAGACGGAAATATTTCTGATACGTTGGATTTAGTACACCAGCATGTCTTCGTTTCGACTTCCAATGCCCCTCAAGATTTCCAAGTGTCTATGATTGCTTCAACCGATTTTGGCTGTGCTGATACATCGCTTATCGAGATTACCGTATATCCCGAAGTAATTGCTCAGTTTGCGCCTGAAACGGAGGGTTGTTCTCCATTGGCTGTGAGTTTTATCAATACCTCTTTTGGAGGAGCCACCTACAACTGGTCCTTTGGAGATGGAAATGAGGCGTTCATCACAAATCCTTCAAACACATTTGTGAATATGATGGATACCGTTCGCGATTTCACCGTGACCTTGGTAGCTCAGTCGGGATTTGGATGTACCGATACGACTAGTGGTAATATCAAAGTATTCCCTCTACCAAATGTTAGTATCGCGCTTAACGGTGTTGAAGGTTGTTTCCCGGCAGATTTTGAATTTGCTAATTATACTGAAGGAGCTACAGAGTACTTCTGGAATTATGGAGATGGAAATGATTCTCAAAACTCTGACTCCATACATACTCATACTTATGTCAATTCTGGAACCGAACTTGAAACAAATACGGTTACCCTTACCGCTACAACTGAATATGGATGTCAGGACCAGCAGTCAATTGAGGTAGAAGTGATTCCTGAAATAATTGCTGATGTGGTTTTCCCGGAAGGAGGGTGCTCGCCTTATACTGCCGAATTTGAAAACAATACGGTTGGAGCATTTACCTACTTGTGGGAATTTGGAGATGGCAACTTCTCGCAAGCAGAAGAGCCGACCTATGTCTATGAGAACTTTAATTCGCAAGACTCAACTTACACAGTATTATTTATTGCGCAGTCCCTTTATGGATGTGCCGATACACTGGAGTATAATCTTCCTGTTTTGGGATTACCTGAAGCGCAGTTTATCGCAACTCCTGCTGTTCAGCAATTTCCTGAGGCTACCATTGATGTCGTAAACCTCAGTAATGCAAACAACGGTGCGAATTATGGATGGAATTGGGGTGATGGAACCTCAGAATCATCAACAGATCCTGATGCACCACAAGGCCATACTTTTGAGACTTGGGGTGAGTACTTAATCACACTGAGTGTAGGAAATAGTATTTGTAACGATACCTCTACGCAGATGGTGATTATCGATCCTCCATTGCCCATAGCATCGTTTGAAGGTGAAGGTATTGGTTGTGAACCGTTGGTAGTTGAGTTTACCAGCACGTCAACTTATGGAGTATCTTATCTCTGGGATTTTGGCGATGGTACCATCAGTGAAGAGGAGAATCCTGTGCACGTATATTACGAGTCTGGAACCTTCAACGTGGCTCTCACGGTGACAGGCCCTGGAGGCGATCAGGATACGGAAATCAAACCCGCTTTGGTGACAGTTCATCCCAGGGCAGAAGCCTTCTTTACTGTCAACCCACCCGTTATCACTATTCCTGATCAGGTTTATTTCTTGAACCTGTCAACGGATGCTACCAGCTATTTCTGGGATTTTGGTGACGGAAACACCTCTACGGAATTTTCGCCCTATAATTTTTATGAAACCACAGGATGGCACCCCGTAACACTGATTGCTGATAATGAATTTGGTTGTCGAGATACATTCAGGGTCGATCAAGCGGTGAAAGGAAATGTCGATACGCGTATTGTTTTTCCTAATGCTTTTACTCCCAATACCTCAGGGCCGAATGGTGGCTATTGGACCATCGACGATATGTTTAATAATGACATCTTCTTTCCTCAATATAAGGGTGTTGAAGAGTTTGAGATGCAGATTTTCAACAAATGGGGAGAACTCCTATTTGTTTCAGAAGAAGTCCGAAGAGGATGGGATGGATACTACCGTGGAGAAATTTGTCAGCAAGACGTATACGTCTGGAGAGTTAAAGTCAAATTCGCCGACGGAGGAGAACTTATTGATTCAGGTGACGTAACACTTTTAAGATGA
- a CDS encoding c-type cytochrome, with protein sequence MIRLLKPYEFLRSLYATSIFLALVALLASCKKDEPDSEADNLLCEIVSGIGTPYEFQKPFFFPDPIIPSDNPFTEEGIELGRHLFWEKKLSRNNTISCGSCHFPTASFSDNVPKSVGLYGDLTRRNSMALVNMAWNTSFFWDGRSRTLEEQLLEPVENPVEMDLTWREAVERIGSDSIYQDMFTAAFGTPCVDSVRITYAMAQFIRTMVSANSEFDQAQYGPGQLSISEQNGLFLFLAEGGDPNIYPGGQNGGDCFHCHGGALVLFTDQQFHNNGLDSVFTDLGRAEVNGSPFSEAQFKTPTLRNIALTAPYMHDGRFETLHDVIEHYNSGGHPSMTIDPLMKFQGVGLGLSEQDIDDLVAFLETLTDDEFVNNPDFQDPH encoded by the coding sequence ATGATCAGACTCTTGAAGCCATACGAGTTTTTGCGCTCATTATATGCCACAAGCATCTTTTTGGCTTTGGTGGCATTATTGGCTTCATGCAAAAAAGACGAGCCTGATTCAGAGGCGGACAATCTTTTGTGCGAAATCGTTTCAGGTATAGGGACGCCATACGAGTTTCAAAAACCTTTCTTTTTTCCTGATCCGATCATTCCATCGGATAATCCTTTTACAGAAGAGGGAATTGAGTTAGGTAGACATCTCTTTTGGGAAAAGAAACTATCCAGAAACAACACAATTAGCTGTGGGTCATGTCATTTTCCAACAGCTTCTTTTTCAGATAATGTCCCTAAGAGTGTTGGTTTGTATGGTGATCTGACTCGTCGAAATAGCATGGCTTTGGTCAATATGGCATGGAATACAAGCTTTTTTTGGGACGGTAGATCACGAACACTCGAAGAGCAACTTTTAGAGCCTGTTGAGAACCCCGTCGAAATGGACCTTACTTGGAGAGAGGCAGTTGAGAGAATCGGAAGCGACTCAATTTATCAAGATATGTTCACGGCTGCATTTGGTACGCCGTGCGTTGACTCTGTCAGAATTACTTATGCTATGGCGCAGTTCATTCGCACTATGGTTTCGGCAAATAGTGAATTTGATCAAGCTCAATATGGCCCTGGTCAGTTGAGCATTAGTGAGCAAAACGGATTGTTTCTTTTTTTGGCAGAAGGCGGTGATCCCAATATTTATCCCGGCGGTCAAAACGGTGGTGATTGTTTTCATTGTCACGGAGGAGCCTTGGTACTATTTACTGATCAACAGTTTCACAATAATGGTCTTGATTCGGTCTTTACCGATCTGGGTCGTGCTGAGGTTAATGGAAGTCCCTTTTCAGAAGCACAATTCAAGACACCCACTTTAAGAAATATTGCGCTGACTGCTCCCTACATGCACGATGGGCGATTTGAAACGCTACACGACGTTATAGAGCATTACAATTCAGGGGGACACCCATCTATGACCATCGACCCATTGATGAAATTTCAAGGGGTAGGTCTAGGTCTGTCCGAACAAGATATTGATGATTTAGTCGCTTTCTTGGAAACCCTAACGGATGATGAATTCGTTAATAACCCTGATTTTCAGGACCCTCATTAA